A window of Deinococcus betulae genomic DNA:
CGTTCGGTTTTAGCGGCTAAGTGCCAGGGCGTCGGGCACCGACCCGGCGGCCAGCAGGATGGCCCGTGCCGGGGCGCCGTCCACGCCCACCAGCGGCAGCGGCAGGCACACGAGGTCGTATTCACCGTCCGGCACGCCACTCAGATTCAGCCCTTCCAGAATGAAGACGCCGGCGTCCCGGCAGGCGGCGTGGGCGTCCAGCGTCTTGCTCGTCAGGGGGTCCACACTGGGCGCGTCGGTGCCCAGCAGGCGCACCCCCCGCGCTGCCGCCGCCTGCACAAACGCGGGAGAGAGGGCGACGAAGTCTTCGGGAAAGACGTCCCAGTGCGCCGGTTCGCCGCTGTGCAGCAGCAGCCGTGGTGGCAGGGCGGAAGGCAGGGCGCCCAGCACGCTCGCCTCTACCAGCGGGCCGGTGACCGTCAGCACCTGACAGCGGCCGAGGTACAGGGTCAGTGGCACCTCGTCCAGCCGCGCCCCGGTGTCGTTGTAGTGCCACGGCGCGTCCACATGGGTGCCGGTGTGCGTGCTGGTGCACAGTTCGCCCGTGTTGACCGTATCGCCGGCGGCCATGCGCGCCCCCGCATTCACGCGGAAGGGCGCGTCACCCGGCCAGTTGGGATGGCCTGGGGTCAGGCGGCGTGAGAGGTCATGCGGAAAGGTCAGCATGCGGCCACCATACCGGGCGAGTGGGCTTTGGGTCCGCGCCTCTTGTGGCCTGGCCTACAAAAGCCGGACAATAGCGGTATGACCCTACGGACATTGGGGGGCCTGTCCGTGGAAGGCGTGACCTTCCGGCGGGAAAAGGTGCTGCTGCTGCTGGCTTATCTGTGCATAGAAGGCCCGCAGCCCCGGCGGCGTCTGGCCGAACTGTTCTGGCCCGAGGCCGCCAATCCCATGAACTCGCTGGCGCAGCATCTGGTGCATCTACGCGGCCTGGCCGGTGCCCTGGCCGAAGATGGCCCCCGCGTGGCGGCGGGCATGGCCTGCGACGCCGCCCTGCTGCGGGACGCCACGCGCCGGGGCCGGGCCGCCGAGGCCGCCGCCCTGTACGCCGGCCCCTTTCTGGACGGCCTGGGCATTCCGCTGGGCGCCGACCTGGAGGAATGGGTGTATGACACCCGCGAGGCCCTGGCCCTGGAGGTGCGAGGCGCCCTGCTGACCCTGGGTGCGCAGGCCGCCGCCCACGGACAGCGTGAGGCGGCAGGAGACCACGCTGCCCGCGCCCTGACCCTGGCCGGCGCCCCCCCCGCCGATGAACTGGACCTGCCCCGGCTGCACCACCTGCTGACCCTGGGTGGGCACCCGCTGGCGACCCAGGTGGAGCGTGACGCCCGCACCCTGGGGCTGGACCTGGACGCCGCGCCGCAGACCAGCAGCGCACCTTTCGTGGGCCGAAGTGCGGAACTGGCCGCCCTGGGCGCCCTGACGTCCGGCCAGTTTGTCTGGGTCAGCGGACACGCAGGGATGGGCAAAACGGCGCTTCTGGAGGCCC
This region includes:
- a CDS encoding cyclase family protein codes for the protein MLTFPHDLSRRLTPGHPNWPGDAPFRVNAGARMAAGDTVNTGELCTSTHTGTHVDAPWHYNDTGARLDEVPLTLYLGRCQVLTVTGPLVEASVLGALPSALPPRLLLHSGEPAHWDVFPEDFVALSPAFVQAAAARGVRLLGTDAPSVDPLTSKTLDAHAACRDAGVFILEGLNLSGVPDGEYDLVCLPLPLVGVDGAPARAILLAAGSVPDALALSR